CTGctttctccccctccaaccTGATAATCCGGAATGACTCCCATCTTCATGCACACCATGCGCCCATGCAAGGATCAACGTCCAAGGAAACGCATTTTCAGTTTGTCTCCCGCCCGTCCACTCCTTCGAAAGAGCGCGTGACTGATATCTCTATGTTAGCGTAACTATTACTTCCGAATCATTCAAATCGAAGATGCAGCCAGCCCGTCACCGCATGGTTTACGCTttgttgaaggaggagatggacCGAGAGGGAGGAATCCATGCGCTGCAGTTGCGCACTCGGACACCGGAAGAGGAacagagggagaaggaaaggaaagcacagGCATAAGACATGACACTTTAAAATCGCGAGCGATTTTTTCTGTGTAAATATGAATACGGTTATGCGATACCCGACCATGTGGCTGCGCCGGTCTAGAGTTGAAAATCTATTCGGAATTCCAAACGGATGCACTCTGGAGAGCCTGTGGGCCACTCCTACAATAGAGCACATTAAATCTACCACAGATTTCAGATCTCATGTGTCGCGATGGCTCATTAGATTGATTAGGGGAATAGTCGATTATTACATAGATCTAGCGCCAAAAGTCAAAGCAAGCGAAGGAACTCTAGTATATACACGTGCAACAGTATCATGCGCATCCTATCCAAGAGCAGCAGTCATCAGGCCGCATTCGACGAAGATGCGGAAACTATACACGACCATCAGTGAATACAAAGACCACGGAAACAGGAAACGCGAAGGCAGAGACACTCGCAAGACAAGCTTTTTCAAACACGGTCAAAACGCGACAGACAGCAATCAAGTGGTATAGCAAGGATAAAAGTACATAGGAGATCAGCAGCAAATAGGGAGTGAAATTGGCGGTTGAGCTTACCGTGGTCATAGAGATAACACGGAGAACATCCTGCCGGTGTAAGTCGCACAGATCGAATagaaaaaaacaagcaaaaatTCGTTCCAGCCCTTGCATGGGTATACAAGGCTCAAGGCAACTAAACGAGAAGAGGGAATCGCAATAACAAACACAGAGGTATGGAAACGCATAGGATCGGGGACAAGAGTCGATCGAAGTTCGCGGGGAAGCAAACATGGTCATATCGATCACTTGTTTGCTTGGGTGACACCGACAGCTACACCAACAACGATAGCAATGATGAGAACTATGCCAGGGTCAGCTACTTCCTCTTGGATGCAAATGGTGATATCTGTGATACTTACTAATGATAAGCAAGGCATACCACTTCCACTTTCTTGCCCGACGCGCGCTGTCAATGGCATGAGTGATCTGGGTGTTGGCGTTGGCGACGTTTCCAGCGACCTCTTCGGCACCCTGGTTGATCTGCTCGACGGCAGGCTCCTGCTGGTGCACAAGCTCTGCGACTTCTTGGTACAGCCGTCCAAGTTCAATCATATCTTGCTCAATCTTGCGAATTGCGGCCGAACGCTCCAGAGCAGCCTGTCTGGCATCGTTGGCTTGACGGGTCCGGCTACCAGTAAGCTACATCACGCAAATTAGCAATTAACCGTGGCTCAACAACGTGAGGTCTTGACATATGTCGCGTACCTGGAAGGTCTGCTCCTGGCCCATGAGAACGTTATCAACACCCTGCTCCAACTCCTCGGGGGTCGCATCGGGGTTGGCAATTTCATAACGACGGCGAACCTGTTCCCTCAGACGCTTCTGGAAATCCGACTGGGCCCGCTGGTACTGCTCGATTTCGCGGCGCAGGTTACGACTTGTCACATCAACCTGGGTCTGTACGCGGCTATCACCGGAGCCGGGAGTCTGCTTAATCTTCTTGAGGAGGTCACGGAGATAGCGGAAACCGTTGTTGATTTCGTCCTCGACGTAGTCCAGGGTCTGGCGAGAGACTTGGTCCTCCTTTCCGGTGCTCGAGTCCAGCAAAGCATTCTGTGCGGCAGCGAGCTGTCCCTCGCGCTTAGCGCGAATGTCGGCGATACCATCGTTGATTTCACGACACTTGTTGAGCAAGCTGGTCGGGTCGGCAGGCTGGTTGTCGTAGCCACCACCCACCTGGTTCATCTCTGCCAAGAGATTGATTAGATGACATACCATTGCTTTGCGGTCCGCCATGCGCGCTTACCATAGCTACCATTACCCTCCTCGATGCTGCTAGCCTGCTGGTAGCCTCCCTGGCCACCATAGGGGTTGTATGAGCCGTAGCCGCCCTAAATCAGTTATTCAATTAGTGGTCTATCGAAGGACCGCGCGGTTAAGGGGAGGGGCAACGTGGAGACGAAGGGGGTCGTTATCGGGAGAGCGTACACTCATTGTGATGGGGATTTTCGATCGGAAGATTTATTAGTAGTCAAAGCAATTGATATTC
This window of the Aspergillus oryzae RIB40 DNA, chromosome 8 genome carries:
- a CDS encoding BolA family protein (predicted protein); its protein translation is MASNTPVEDTIREKITTAFSPSNLIIRNDSHLHAHHAPMQGSTSKETHFHVTITSESFKSKMQPARHRMVYALLKEEMDREGGIHALQLRTRTPEEEQREKERKAQA
- a CDS encoding syntaxin (predicted protein); translation: MADRKAMVCHLINLLAEMNQVGGGYDNQPADPTSLLNKCREINDGIADIRAKREGQLAAAQNALLDSSTGKEDQVSRQTLDYVEDEINNGFRYLRDLLKKIKQTPGSGDSRVQTQVDVTSRNLRREIEQYQRAQSDFQKRLREQVRRRYEIANPDATPEELEQGVDNVLMGQEQTFQLTGSRTRQANDARQAALERSAAIRKIEQDMIELGRLYQEVAELVHQQEPAVEQINQGAEEVAGNVANANTQITHAIDSARRARKWKWYALLIIILIIAIVVGVAVGVTQANK